In Kushneria marisflavi, the following are encoded in one genomic region:
- a CDS encoding DeoR/GlpR family DNA-binding transcription regulator — protein sequence MKVARRRQAMLDAVLSGLTDVDTLCAHFGVSEATVRRDLGALAEQGLIVRTYGGAAHVGLREPELTLAQRQSCHEDIKAQLAALALEQINDNDTLLLDGGTTTAALAAVLHQRHGLHVITNNLAALSALDRLPEGRVTILGGELRPSSMTTMGPAAQAMLTRLSVDRVFMSADGVTAELGLCEASPEQAWLKELMLQRSARCYVMADHTKLGRTSQQHWTPLPTGWTLITDACDEQVLTPFRQHHVCVLSLPSSPDHQG from the coding sequence ATGAAAGTCGCCCGACGCCGCCAGGCCATGCTGGATGCCGTACTTTCCGGTCTGACCGATGTAGATACCCTGTGCGCTCACTTTGGCGTGTCGGAAGCGACGGTCAGGCGAGATCTGGGGGCACTGGCCGAGCAGGGGCTGATCGTGCGTACCTACGGGGGCGCCGCCCATGTTGGCCTGCGCGAACCGGAGCTGACGCTGGCCCAGCGTCAGTCATGTCATGAGGACATCAAGGCACAACTGGCCGCGCTGGCGCTTGAGCAGATCAACGATAACGACACCCTGTTGCTGGATGGCGGTACCACTACCGCGGCCCTGGCCGCGGTACTGCACCAGCGACACGGGCTGCATGTCATTACCAACAATCTGGCAGCACTATCGGCGCTTGATCGTCTCCCCGAAGGACGAGTGACCATACTGGGCGGGGAGCTGCGCCCCTCCAGCATGACCACCATGGGCCCTGCCGCACAGGCCATGTTGACACGACTCTCGGTCGATCGCGTCTTCATGAGTGCCGATGGCGTCACCGCCGAGCTGGGACTGTGCGAGGCGAGCCCCGAACAGGCCTGGCTCAAGGAGCTGATGCTCCAGCGCAGCGCCAGGTGCTATGTCATGGCCGACCACACCAAGCTGGGTCGCACCAGCCAGCAGCACTGGACGCCGTTACCCACGGGATGGACACTGATCACCGATGCCTGTGATGAACAGGTCCTGACGCCCTTTCGCCAGCATCACGTCTGCGTGCTGTCTCTCCCCTCATCGCCTGACCATCAGGGCTGA
- the nadE gene encoding ammonia-dependent NAD(+) synthetase yields MTTQQQIIDALDIEQHFDAQQEVERRIDFLADYLKETGAETLVLGISGGVDSTTAGRLCQLAVERIRERGGHATFHAMRLPYGEQHDEDDAQAAINYIRADRQLDVNIKPSADAMLESLEQSGLEFNDKHQRDFVHGNIKARARMIAQYAVAGRHNGLVVGTDHGAEAVMGFFTKHGDGACDLTPLFGLNKRRVRALLSVLDGPESLVNKVPTADLESLSPGRADEDALGVSYDQIDDFLEGKEIDQAAAKRIISTFERTAHKRDLPRSP; encoded by the coding sequence ATGACCACCCAGCAGCAGATTATTGACGCGCTCGATATCGAGCAGCACTTTGACGCTCAACAGGAAGTGGAACGACGCATCGACTTCCTGGCGGACTATCTGAAAGAAACCGGCGCCGAAACACTGGTCCTGGGCATCAGCGGCGGCGTGGATTCCACCACGGCGGGACGCCTTTGCCAGCTTGCCGTGGAAAGAATCCGCGAGCGCGGTGGCCATGCGACCTTCCATGCCATGCGCCTGCCCTACGGTGAGCAGCATGATGAAGATGATGCTCAGGCAGCCATCAACTACATCCGGGCGGACCGGCAGCTTGACGTCAACATCAAGCCCTCGGCGGATGCCATGCTTGAAAGCCTTGAACAGAGCGGCCTTGAGTTCAATGACAAGCATCAGCGCGATTTTGTTCATGGCAACATCAAGGCACGCGCGCGCATGATTGCGCAGTATGCCGTGGCCGGTCGCCACAACGGCCTGGTGGTCGGCACCGACCATGGCGCTGAAGCGGTCATGGGCTTTTTCACCAAGCATGGGGATGGCGCCTGTGATCTCACACCGCTTTTTGGTCTGAACAAGCGTCGCGTCCGCGCACTGCTCAGCGTGCTGGATGGCCCCGAGTCACTGGTCAACAAGGTACCCACTGCCGATCTGGAATCCCTCTCTCCGGGTCGTGCCGATGAAGACGCCCTGGGCGTCAGCTACGATCAGATCGATGACTTCCTGGAAGGCAAGGAGATCGATCAGGCGGCCGCGAAGCGTATTATCAGTACTTTCGAACGAACGGCACACAAGCGGGATCTGCCGCGTTCACCGTAA
- a CDS encoding ion transporter, which yields MHQEDSPSEGRTQRDRYPPANSWADQPRSDAPEEDKHEPPRDVPGWREKCYLAWDLIIMVLVSTSLLLILFDTLYLTSPFRDLLSAISPTLEQWGGWLHANFETIDLWFVAVFVFDVLVGWAFAIWDRRYHRWFFYPFVHWYDVLGCIPVGGLRLLRVLRIIGLLVRLQRTRLIDIRTWGIYRFFYKYYEIALEEISDRVIVRMLTDVQEGFLSKGNISRRVTDEVLLPRKQQLVDDVAHRIQRVLGESYAHHREDINDWVSGLVHRAITENPTVRSLQRLPMGAQMVEAMDEAMADVANRLIREAVIGIRSPDFRSLIEELANRTIDRSVPVSASDYQALEQVLVEVLDVLKSEVKVQRWKERYY from the coding sequence ATGCATCAAGAGGATTCCCCATCAGAGGGTCGCACGCAGCGCGATCGCTATCCGCCGGCCAACAGCTGGGCCGATCAGCCGCGTAGCGATGCCCCCGAAGAGGACAAGCACGAGCCGCCTAGAGACGTTCCGGGCTGGCGGGAGAAGTGCTATCTTGCCTGGGATCTGATCATCATGGTGCTGGTGTCGACCAGCCTGCTGCTGATCCTTTTTGACACGCTATACCTGACCAGTCCCTTTCGCGATCTGCTTTCGGCCATCTCGCCGACGCTTGAGCAATGGGGTGGCTGGCTACATGCCAATTTTGAAACGATCGATCTCTGGTTCGTTGCCGTCTTCGTATTCGACGTACTGGTGGGCTGGGCGTTCGCCATCTGGGACAGGCGCTACCATCGCTGGTTTTTCTACCCCTTCGTGCACTGGTACGACGTGCTTGGCTGCATTCCGGTCGGCGGGCTGCGGCTGCTGCGCGTGCTGCGTATCATCGGGCTTCTGGTTCGGCTGCAGCGTACGCGCCTGATCGATATTCGCACCTGGGGCATCTATCGCTTTTTCTACAAGTATTACGAAATCGCACTCGAAGAGATCTCTGATCGCGTGATCGTCAGAATGCTGACCGATGTGCAGGAAGGCTTTCTCTCCAAGGGCAACATTTCACGCCGCGTGACCGACGAAGTTCTACTGCCCCGCAAGCAGCAGCTTGTCGATGACGTGGCCCATCGCATTCAGCGTGTACTGGGCGAAAGCTATGCCCATCATCGCGAGGACATCAATGACTGGGTCAGCGGCCTGGTCCATCGCGCCATCACGGAAAACCCGACCGTTCGCAGCCTGCAGCGTTTACCGATGGGCGCTCAGATGGTCGAAGCCATGGACGAGGCGATGGCGGATGTGGCCAACCGGTTGATTCGCGAAGCCGTCATCGGCATTCGTTCACCGGATTTTCGGTCCCTGATCGAAGAGCTGGCCAATCGCACCATCGACCGCAGCGTCCCGGTCAGTGCCAGTGACTATCAGGCGCTCGAACAGGTACTGGTCGAGGTGCTTGATGTGCTCAAGAGTGAAGTGAAGGTACAGCGCTGGAAGGAACGCTATTACTAG
- a CDS encoding cytochrome b: MPSIAWRDTREYYGRISRLFHWLMAVLLLWQFAGMIAAGLVGRAPWVSFMVGTHKSIGFTLMLLVALRSTWGLYNLSNRPPHDRGAEMLVAFGQLLMYLLMILVPLLGLTMNWASGRPLVVFGVQLMSGGREMGGLAELTAQWHVWMAWTLGVLIAGHVLLAVVWHGLIRHDGTLKKMASHPDR; encoded by the coding sequence GTGCCTTCCATCGCCTGGCGAGATACTCGCGAATATTATGGGCGTATCAGCCGTCTTTTTCACTGGCTGATGGCGGTGCTTTTGCTGTGGCAGTTTGCCGGCATGATCGCGGCCGGTCTGGTCGGGCGCGCCCCCTGGGTTTCCTTTATGGTGGGAACGCACAAGAGCATCGGGTTCACGCTGATGCTTCTGGTGGCCCTGCGCTCGACATGGGGGCTTTACAATCTTTCCAATCGCCCACCCCATGACCGGGGGGCCGAAATGCTGGTCGCCTTTGGTCAGCTTCTCATGTATCTGCTGATGATTCTGGTCCCGCTGCTGGGACTGACCATGAACTGGGCATCCGGCAGGCCGCTGGTAGTGTTTGGCGTGCAGCTCATGAGCGGCGGACGCGAAATGGGCGGGCTGGCCGAGCTCACGGCCCAGTGGCATGTCTGGATGGCATGGACGCTGGGAGTGCTGATCGCCGGGCATGTGCTGCTGGCCGTGGTATGGCACGGCCTGATTCGACATGACGGCACCCTGAAGAAGATGGCCAGCCACCCCGATCGTTAA
- a CDS encoding efflux transporter outer membrane subunit, which translates to MRQFQAALSHRAVALSLVLGVTSLLLSACGAPAMKPVELTLREQAPLSGLAHDHNTFGRWPQATWWHDFDDSQLNALIERAMASAPSLDSARARFEIASRQLEGSQADTRAKLEGSIRANQSYSHTDLEYPALGLPGFDAGSAGNSQRSNVGLATLSFDWDLDWWGKKRAAIEAALDQRHAARLEQAAAASALQAGITRAYMDWQLRQAQLSNLDMLLDAARESVRITALRVEREIENPAKLDQAHEQISTLEQQRAQTDGAARLDQIQLATLMGVSPGELDDLTPKPLPQLDTTLPSEAGLELIARRPDIMASRWQVEARIRGIDQARADYYPNVSLSALAGFLRLHPLGTGRNEDISMASIGPAVTLPIFEGGRLDARYNASRAQLESAIADYNQRVVDAAQDVARQTVTMARLEAQREAQSQALESYQHRLELARERDHRGVEDPRTLIEAQQGLIRERMTRLALDGELLDTRIQLIHALGGGYHGRVPDADTRYLTTGSATDES; encoded by the coding sequence ATGCGCCAGTTTCAAGCTGCCCTTTCGCACCGCGCCGTCGCGCTTTCGCTCGTTCTTGGTGTGACCTCCCTGCTACTGAGTGCCTGTGGAGCACCGGCCATGAAGCCGGTGGAGCTGACGCTGCGCGAGCAGGCCCCACTGTCCGGACTGGCTCATGACCACAACACGTTCGGGCGCTGGCCACAGGCCACATGGTGGCACGACTTTGATGACTCGCAGCTTAACGCCCTGATCGAGCGTGCCATGGCCAGCGCGCCGTCGCTGGACAGCGCCCGGGCGCGCTTCGAAATTGCCTCCCGTCAGCTGGAGGGCAGCCAGGCCGATACCCGCGCAAAGCTTGAAGGCAGTATTCGGGCCAACCAGAGCTATAGCCATACCGACCTTGAATATCCGGCCCTCGGTCTACCGGGTTTCGACGCCGGCAGTGCCGGCAACAGCCAGCGCAGCAATGTGGGCCTGGCCACCCTGTCGTTTGACTGGGATCTTGATTGGTGGGGCAAGAAGCGCGCCGCCATCGAGGCCGCGCTTGATCAGCGCCACGCCGCACGACTGGAGCAGGCCGCTGCTGCCAGCGCCCTGCAGGCCGGCATCACCCGCGCCTATATGGACTGGCAACTGCGTCAGGCCCAGCTATCGAATCTGGACATGCTTCTAGACGCCGCTCGCGAGAGCGTGCGCATTACTGCCCTTCGCGTCGAGCGAGAGATCGAAAATCCTGCGAAACTGGATCAGGCTCATGAGCAGATTTCCACGCTCGAGCAGCAACGCGCACAGACCGATGGTGCCGCCCGGCTGGACCAGATACAGCTGGCCACACTGATGGGGGTGTCTCCGGGCGAGCTTGATGATCTGACACCGAAACCCCTCCCCCAGCTGGACACCACGCTGCCGAGTGAAGCCGGACTCGAGCTGATTGCCCGCCGACCGGACATCATGGCCAGCCGCTGGCAGGTCGAGGCCCGCATACGCGGCATTGATCAGGCACGCGCCGACTACTACCCCAACGTCAGCCTGTCAGCACTGGCCGGTTTTCTGCGCCTTCATCCGTTGGGCACAGGCCGCAACGAGGATATATCGATGGCATCGATCGGCCCGGCAGTAACGCTGCCCATCTTTGAAGGCGGACGGCTCGATGCCCGCTATAACGCCAGTCGCGCCCAGCTGGAAAGTGCCATCGCCGACTACAACCAGCGCGTCGTGGATGCCGCTCAGGATGTGGCCCGCCAGACCGTCACGATGGCACGCCTCGAGGCACAGCGTGAGGCGCAGTCACAGGCGCTTGAAAGTTATCAGCACCGCCTTGAACTTGCTCGCGAGCGAGATCATCGCGGTGTCGAGGATCCGCGCACACTGATCGAGGCACAGCAGGGGCTCATCCGTGAGCGCATGACGCGTCTGGCACTCGATGGCGAGCTGCTGGATACCCGGATACAGCTGATTCATGCCCTGGGCGGGGGCTATCATGGGCGCGTCCCCGATGCCGACACGCGCTATTTGACGACGGGAAGTGCCACTGATGAGTCATGA
- a CDS encoding HlyD family efflux transporter periplasmic adaptor subunit yields the protein MSHDNDDRIDHEAHGHPSDGEDTAEAPVSRKKRNLILLVIALVFVLAGIGWYLLETLVLSTRVITDDAYVQGDQVNISSQINATVTAISVEDTEPVKRGQVLVTLDDSDTRNALDQAGAQLAQAVRQYRQQLAQAVQFDAAVVTARAQFERARDEYQRRKPLLAQRAASKEEVDSARRQYDAARAQLEQAQAQARAAHALIDGTDLWHDPGVMQARAAYRDAWIAQQRTHVIAPVDGRVASRQVQLGQSVQAGQPLLTVVPLHHLWVEANFKETQLGRVRIGQAATVTTDFYGDDVVYHGHVAGLSAGTGSAFSLLPAQNATGNWIKVVQRVPVRVVLEGDTLDTHPLRVGLSTYTRIDLNDNADGPRLGDAPEVRAPQRTTVFDARQRQADDAAMAIIRDNAGDLLKDADDSATP from the coding sequence ATGAGTCATGACAACGACGACAGGATCGACCACGAGGCTCACGGTCATCCCTCTGACGGAGAGGATACCGCTGAAGCGCCGGTATCGCGCAAAAAACGCAATCTCATTCTGCTCGTCATCGCGCTGGTATTTGTGCTGGCCGGTATTGGCTGGTATCTGCTGGAGACCCTGGTGCTCAGCACCCGCGTCATTACCGATGATGCCTACGTCCAGGGTGATCAGGTCAATATCTCCTCACAGATCAACGCCACGGTAACGGCCATCAGCGTTGAAGATACCGAGCCGGTCAAACGCGGCCAGGTGCTGGTCACGCTGGACGACAGCGATACCCGCAACGCGCTTGATCAGGCCGGCGCGCAGCTGGCGCAGGCCGTGCGCCAGTATCGTCAGCAACTAGCACAGGCCGTACAGTTTGATGCGGCCGTGGTCACCGCCCGCGCACAGTTCGAGCGTGCCCGCGACGAGTATCAGCGCCGCAAGCCGCTGCTGGCCCAGCGTGCTGCCTCAAAAGAAGAAGTCGACAGCGCCCGGCGCCAGTATGACGCCGCCCGGGCACAGCTCGAGCAGGCCCAGGCGCAGGCCCGCGCGGCCCATGCCCTGATCGATGGCACCGACCTCTGGCATGATCCTGGCGTCATGCAGGCCCGTGCCGCCTACCGCGATGCCTGGATTGCCCAGCAGAGAACGCACGTCATCGCGCCGGTCGATGGCCGCGTTGCCAGCCGACAGGTACAGCTGGGCCAGAGCGTGCAGGCCGGACAGCCGCTTTTGACGGTCGTGCCGCTGCACCATCTCTGGGTGGAGGCCAACTTCAAGGAGACCCAGCTGGGGCGGGTACGCATCGGGCAAGCCGCCACCGTGACCACCGACTTCTACGGCGATGACGTGGTCTATCACGGCCACGTGGCCGGACTGTCGGCCGGTACCGGATCGGCGTTTTCCCTGCTGCCGGCCCAGAACGCCACCGGCAACTGGATCAAGGTGGTGCAACGCGTGCCGGTTCGTGTCGTCCTTGAAGGCGATACCCTCGACACTCACCCACTGAGAGTCGGGCTATCCACCTATACGCGGATCGATTTAAACGATAATGCCGATGGCCCCAGGCTGGGGGATGCCCCCGAAGTCCGAGCCCCTCAGCGCACCACGGTATTTGATGCACGACAGCGTCAGGCCGATGACGCTGCCATGGCCATCATCCGCGATAACGCCGGCGACCTGCTCAAGGATGCCGACGACAGCGCTACGCCATGA
- a CDS encoding DHA2 family efflux MFS transporter permease subunit has translation MSEAATAPGEQEAMAPLRGIKLVLLTLAMGLATFMEVLDISIVNVSVHTIAGDMGVSTSEGTWAISAYALSSAIAQPLTGWLARRFGEVRLFCTSISLFVLFSALCGFANSMIMLVVFRLLQGAVSGPLVPLTQTLLLKNYPPEKRSMAIGLWAMTVVVAPICGPILGGWLTDNYSWPWIFYINIPVGILSLVLSLWLLRGRESKTTRVPVDVIGLGLLIVGVGALQFMLDNGNDHDWFASPMILTLGIVALVGITFLVAWVLMHRRPVVNLRLFGQRNFAIGTLCLSLGMFAFFGNTVITPNWVQQVMGYNATWAGLAVAPIGILALFASPLVGRFQSHFDLRFLVTFGFAVFAFCSFWAAGFNNQIAYEELAMPRFVMGAGVAFFFVPINQIIFAGLRDDQIADASGLSNFCRTLATSISTAVSVTLYDHRSIYHHARLTEAVVPGSPETEHYLDQLGTLGLHDQSAWAMMNDVVNAQAATMAFNDVIWLFGIIFVVAIGLIWLARPPFPSGGPMH, from the coding sequence ATGAGTGAGGCGGCCACCGCTCCCGGCGAGCAGGAAGCCATGGCGCCTCTGCGCGGCATCAAGCTGGTTCTACTAACGCTGGCGATGGGCCTTGCCACCTTCATGGAGGTGCTCGACATCTCCATCGTCAACGTCTCGGTGCATACCATTGCCGGCGACATGGGGGTCAGTACCAGCGAGGGCACCTGGGCCATCAGTGCCTATGCCCTCTCCAGCGCCATCGCCCAGCCGCTGACCGGCTGGCTGGCGCGACGCTTTGGCGAGGTGCGCCTGTTTTGCACCTCCATTTCACTGTTCGTGCTGTTCTCGGCCCTGTGTGGTTTTGCCAACAGCATGATCATGCTCGTGGTCTTTCGCCTGCTTCAGGGTGCAGTGTCCGGCCCGCTGGTACCGCTGACCCAGACACTGCTATTGAAGAACTATCCGCCGGAAAAGCGCAGCATGGCCATTGGACTGTGGGCCATGACCGTGGTGGTCGCCCCCATCTGTGGCCCGATTCTCGGCGGCTGGCTGACCGATAACTACTCCTGGCCATGGATTTTCTACATCAATATTCCGGTCGGCATTCTGTCGCTGGTGCTGAGCCTGTGGCTGCTGCGCGGGCGCGAATCAAAAACCACTCGTGTGCCGGTCGATGTCATCGGGCTGGGACTTTTGATCGTGGGCGTCGGTGCGCTGCAGTTCATGCTCGATAACGGCAACGATCATGACTGGTTTGCCTCCCCCATGATCCTGACGCTGGGCATCGTGGCGCTGGTCGGCATTACCTTTCTGGTGGCCTGGGTGTTGATGCATCGCCGTCCGGTGGTCAATCTGCGCCTGTTCGGCCAGCGCAATTTCGCCATCGGCACACTGTGTCTGTCACTGGGCATGTTCGCCTTTTTCGGCAACACGGTGATCACCCCCAACTGGGTGCAGCAGGTCATGGGCTATAACGCGACCTGGGCCGGCCTTGCCGTGGCCCCCATCGGTATCCTGGCGCTGTTTGCCTCACCGCTGGTCGGGCGTTTTCAAAGCCATTTTGACCTGCGCTTTCTGGTTACTTTTGGCTTTGCGGTCTTCGCCTTCTGTTCGTTCTGGGCGGCAGGCTTTAACAACCAGATTGCCTATGAAGAGCTGGCCATGCCCCGCTTCGTGATGGGCGCCGGTGTGGCGTTCTTTTTCGTGCCCATCAACCAGATTATCTTTGCCGGACTCAGGGACGATCAGATTGCCGATGCTTCAGGCCTTTCCAACTTCTGCCGCACCCTGGCCACCAGTATCTCCACGGCGGTATCGGTCACTCTCTATGACCATCGCAGCATCTATCACCACGCGCGCCTGACGGAAGCGGTCGTCCCTGGCAGTCCGGAGACCGAGCACTATCTGGATCAACTGGGGACACTGGGCCTGCATGATCAGAGCGCCTGGGCCATGATGAATGATGTCGTCAATGCCCAAGCCGCGACCATGGCGTTCAATGACGTCATCTGGCTGTTCGGTATCATCTTTGTGGTGGCCATCGGCCTGATCTGGCTGGCACGCCCGCCCTTTCCCTCCGGCGGGCCAATGCACTGA
- a CDS encoding FdhF/YdeP family oxidoreductase — MVKKHTAHESNAQVYGSQDDGTSPGGGWQAIRAVEEHMFRQQVPFTGNRLMLSMNKHNGFKCPSCAWPDPVKPAMAEFCENGAKAVAWETTRKRVRPEFFERHTVTELSNWSDHELESQGRLTHPMRYNAETDKYEAIDWEAAFKEIGEELKAQEDPWRVQLYTSGHAPNESAFMFQLFGRMYGINNFPDCSNMCHETTTVSLPESLGVGKATTTLDDFDHTDAVFIFGQNTGTNSPRMMGNLHELVGRGGAVVTFNPLREKALVRFANPQSPMDMLKPSGTTISSQYHQVRIGGDIAAIQGMCKVVIEADDRALANGETRVLDHEFIEAHTHGLESFADHCRALDWDRIERHSGLKREAIEQAAKVYMKAERVICCWGMGITQQTHGGDGVQQIVNLLLLRGNIGRRGAGACPVRGHSNVQGDRTMGIYQKPGEAFLSQLDKVFDIQSPRQHGADVAQCCEAILAGGVDTFIGLGGNFFRAIPDIDRVAEKTLNTLKMTVQVSTKLNRSHLIHGKKAFILPCLARTEKDVQAGVLQTVTLEDGMSNVNGSTGQIEPASPHLKSEVAIIAGIARATLPPHQKVDWEWLSEDYARIRDRIEAVFPDMFKDYNARVGEPGGFHLYNAARERVWETDSGRANFLFPGETLDTGMTGPEADHFQLITTRGHDQFNTTVYSLDDRYRDVYGTRMVVMMNPADIERLGLEEGNLIEFRAVAEDGIERQASGFRVMPYDVPEGCAAAYYPETNGLIPIANRDERSHTIAAKSVPVTIHLMDTEQVQEQTGMLATA, encoded by the coding sequence ATGGTGAAAAAGCACACCGCGCACGAAAGTAACGCCCAGGTTTATGGCAGTCAGGATGACGGCACCTCACCCGGCGGCGGCTGGCAGGCCATCAGAGCCGTCGAGGAACACATGTTCCGCCAGCAGGTCCCCTTTACGGGCAATCGCCTGATGCTGTCGATGAACAAGCACAATGGCTTCAAATGCCCCAGCTGTGCCTGGCCCGATCCGGTCAAACCGGCAATGGCCGAATTCTGCGAAAACGGTGCCAAGGCCGTGGCTTGGGAGACCACCCGCAAGCGGGTCCGCCCGGAGTTTTTTGAACGTCATACCGTGACCGAGCTTTCAAACTGGAGCGACCACGAACTCGAAAGCCAGGGGCGCCTGACCCACCCGATGCGCTATAACGCCGAGACGGACAAATACGAGGCGATCGACTGGGAAGCTGCCTTCAAGGAAATCGGCGAGGAACTCAAGGCGCAGGAAGATCCCTGGCGGGTCCAGCTTTATACCTCTGGCCATGCGCCCAACGAATCGGCCTTCATGTTTCAGCTGTTCGGCCGGATGTATGGGATCAACAACTTCCCCGACTGCTCCAACATGTGCCACGAGACCACGACGGTCTCGCTGCCCGAAAGCCTGGGTGTGGGCAAGGCCACGACCACGCTGGACGATTTCGATCACACCGATGCCGTGTTCATCTTCGGTCAGAACACCGGCACCAACAGCCCGCGCATGATGGGCAATCTGCATGAGCTGGTCGGTCGCGGCGGCGCCGTGGTGACCTTCAATCCGCTGCGTGAAAAAGCGCTGGTACGCTTTGCCAACCCGCAAAGTCCGATGGATATGCTCAAACCATCAGGCACGACCATCAGCTCGCAGTATCATCAGGTCCGTATCGGTGGGGATATCGCTGCCATCCAGGGCATGTGCAAGGTAGTCATTGAAGCCGACGACCGGGCGCTGGCCAACGGCGAAACACGCGTACTGGACCATGAGTTCATCGAAGCCCATACCCACGGTCTGGAGAGCTTCGCCGATCACTGCCGCGCACTGGACTGGGATCGCATCGAGCGCCATTCGGGGCTCAAGCGCGAGGCGATCGAGCAGGCCGCCAAGGTCTACATGAAGGCCGAGCGCGTCATCTGCTGCTGGGGCATGGGCATCACCCAGCAGACCCACGGCGGCGATGGCGTGCAGCAGATCGTCAATTTGTTGCTGCTGCGCGGCAACATCGGTCGCCGCGGTGCCGGTGCCTGCCCGGTTCGCGGGCACTCCAACGTGCAGGGTGATCGCACCATGGGCATTTATCAAAAGCCCGGCGAAGCGTTTTTGAGTCAGCTCGACAAGGTCTTTGATATCCAGTCACCGCGTCAGCACGGCGCCGACGTGGCGCAGTGCTGTGAAGCCATTCTGGCCGGCGGCGTGGATACCTTTATCGGATTGGGCGGCAACTTCTTCCGTGCCATCCCCGACATCGATCGGGTGGCCGAGAAAACGCTCAATACCCTGAAGATGACCGTACAGGTGTCGACCAAGCTCAACCGCAGCCATCTCATCCACGGTAAAAAGGCTTTTATCCTGCCGTGTCTGGCACGCACCGAGAAGGATGTTCAGGCCGGTGTATTGCAGACCGTGACGCTTGAAGATGGCATGAGTAACGTCAATGGCTCGACCGGTCAGATCGAGCCGGCATCTCCCCACCTCAAATCCGAGGTCGCCATCATCGCCGGCATTGCGCGTGCCACGCTGCCACCGCATCAAAAGGTCGACTGGGAGTGGCTCAGCGAAGATTATGCCCGCATCCGCGATCGTATCGAGGCGGTCTTCCCTGACATGTTCAAGGACTATAACGCCCGTGTCGGCGAGCCCGGCGGCTTTCATCTCTATAACGCCGCCCGCGAGCGCGTGTGGGAGACCGATAGCGGCCGTGCCAACTTCCTTTTCCCGGGCGAAACACTGGATACCGGCATGACAGGCCCCGAGGCCGATCATTTCCAGCTGATTACCACCCGCGGACACGATCAGTTCAACACCACGGTGTATTCGCTCGATGACCGCTATCGCGATGTCTACGGCACCCGCATGGTGGTGATGATGAACCCGGCCGATATCGAACGTCTCGGCCTTGAAGAGGGCAACCTGATCGAGTTTCGTGCCGTGGCAGAAGATGGTATCGAGCGCCAGGCCTCGGGCTTTCGCGTCATGCCCTATGACGTGCCCGAAGGCTGTGCGGCGGCCTATTACCCGGAAACCAACGGCCTGATTCCGATTGCCAACCGGGATGAGCGCAGTCATACCATCGCGGCCAAGTCGGTGCCGGTCACCATTCATCTGATGGATACCGAGCAGGTCCAGGAGCAGACCGGCATGCTCGCCACCGCCTGA
- a CDS encoding glutathione S-transferase family protein, whose amino-acid sequence MITVYGDYRSGNCYKVRLTLALLEIGHRWFNVDFLTGETRSDDFAVRNPARRIPMLERHDGRTLVESNAILYYLAHDSALVPDDDFDRARMLQWMFFEQHRHEPSLSVARLIHWYQGDPSERLEELVARQENARQALDIMEQTLSTQPFLAGETLTLADIALFAHTHIADQAGLLLLDWPHVVNWCGRIEEIPGFVSMQDIPDDTVPAAII is encoded by the coding sequence ATGATCACCGTCTACGGCGACTATCGCTCGGGCAACTGCTACAAGGTCCGACTGACCCTGGCATTGCTGGAGATCGGCCACCGCTGGTTTAACGTCGATTTTCTGACCGGCGAGACCCGCAGCGACGACTTTGCCGTTCGCAATCCTGCACGTCGAATTCCGATGCTGGAGCGGCATGACGGTCGCACGCTGGTGGAATCCAACGCCATCCTGTATTACCTGGCACACGACAGCGCGCTTGTCCCCGACGATGATTTCGACCGCGCGCGTATGCTGCAGTGGATGTTTTTCGAGCAGCATCGCCATGAGCCCTCACTCTCCGTGGCCCGTTTGATTCACTGGTATCAGGGCGACCCGAGCGAGCGCCTTGAAGAACTGGTAGCGCGCCAGGAAAACGCGCGCCAGGCACTGGATATCATGGAACAAACGTTGAGCACTCAGCCCTTTCTGGCCGGAGAAACACTGACACTGGCCGACATTGCTCTCTTTGCTCATACCCATATCGCCGACCAGGCCGGTCTTTTGCTGCTGGACTGGCCGCACGTGGTGAACTGGTGTGGACGTATCGAGGAAATTCCGGGGTTTGTGTCGATGCAGGACATTCCCGACGACACGGTGCCGGCCGCCATCATTTGA